GTTCCGCAACAGATGAATGACTCAGACTGAGAAATCTGCCCTACAACGGAGGAAAATCTTTCTACATCACTCTTCGGTATCTGAATCCTTCGTCTGTTTCTTTCTAAAAAACTGTACTGCGGCAAAATCATTGGTCATCATTGCAAGGGTATCTAACCTTCTTCCCGTGTACATCCAGGGCAGAAGAAAGAATACCACCTGAGCTGGAGGAATGTTGAATGGAAGCACAACCATCGAGATAGTGAAGAGGTCTAGTGGGCTGGGGACGCCAATCGATGCAAACACGGCAATGATGGATGAAAACATTATATAGAGATAATCTGCGGTACCCAGCGTTTTCCCGAGAAGCTGCATGTTGAAGATCGCTACCACTACAAAGAGGGAAACCGTTTGCGGCTGAAACATTACAAGAAGCAGCGGAATCACTCCTTTCTGATTCTCATCGTTGAAATGCTCGCTTTTCTCACATGTCTTCACCGCTTCGGGAATAACGGCAACAGAAGAGAGAAGGGCGAACAAAAGCATCATCGGCTTCTTTATTACTCCGAGGTA
This genomic window from Mesotoga sp. UBA6090 contains:
- a CDS encoding cation:dicarboxylate symporter family transporter, encoding MRYIQSSKRTGIVTSIETVNDAFLFLFRLSYYVLPIGIFSLMLGQALIFIRDTKVLIALIMLIVCEIVCFVIWFLIGTFLGARKASISPKKYLGVIKKPMMLLFALLSSVAVIPEAVKTCEKSEHFNDENQKGVIPLLLVMFQPQTVSLFVVVAIFNMQLLGKTLGTADYLYIMFSSIIAVFASIGVPSPLDLFTISMVVLPFNIPPAQVVFFLLPWMYTGRRLDTLAMMTNDFAAVQFFRKKQTKDSDTEE